In Bradyrhizobium sp. CCBAU 051011, the following are encoded in one genomic region:
- a CDS encoding M48 family metalloprotease — protein sequence MLRIALRKKSLKLTALATAVALVAAPMAATAQENRGPPVLRDAETEQLLREYTRPILRAAGLEKQNIQMVIINQGVFNAFVADGRRIFVNYGAILQSETPNQIIGVMAHETGHLAGGHLAKMREQMAQAQTQMIIAMLLGAGAMVAGAQGGGGNSGLANAGAAMFSAPGEIIRRNLLSYVRQQEENADKAGVKFLNATGQSSRGMYETFKRFTEESLFAARGADPYVQSHPMPAQRVAALEELARSSPYWDKKDDPALQLRHDMVRAKISAFMERQETVYRRYPMSNNSLPARYAHAIATYRHGDLRSALAQIDALLQQQPNNPYFYEVRGQALLEGGKPQEAIAPLRKAVQLSNNSPLIEMMLGQALVATGNNAYTDEAISILRAATAREPEALIGYTQLAMAYGRKGDYAQADLASAQAAYLRGDSKTARDLASRAKTRFAIGTPGWVKADDIVSAKPLPGQKSN from the coding sequence ATGCTCCGCATCGCCTTACGCAAGAAATCACTGAAGTTGACTGCGCTGGCCACAGCCGTCGCGCTTGTCGCTGCGCCGATGGCCGCGACGGCGCAGGAGAACAGGGGCCCGCCGGTGCTCCGCGACGCCGAGACGGAACAATTGCTGCGCGAATATACAAGGCCGATCCTGCGCGCCGCCGGTCTGGAAAAGCAGAACATCCAGATGGTCATCATCAACCAGGGCGTCTTCAACGCCTTTGTTGCCGACGGCCGGCGTATCTTCGTGAACTACGGGGCGATCCTGCAGTCGGAGACGCCGAACCAGATCATCGGCGTGATGGCGCATGAAACCGGCCACCTTGCCGGCGGTCATCTCGCCAAGATGCGCGAGCAGATGGCGCAGGCGCAGACGCAGATGATCATTGCCATGCTGCTCGGCGCCGGCGCGATGGTCGCGGGCGCGCAGGGGGGCGGCGGCAATAGTGGCCTGGCCAACGCCGGCGCGGCAATGTTCTCGGCTCCCGGAGAAATCATCCGCCGCAACCTGCTCTCTTACGTGCGCCAGCAGGAGGAAAACGCCGACAAGGCCGGCGTGAAGTTTCTGAACGCCACCGGCCAGTCCTCGAGGGGCATGTACGAGACCTTCAAACGCTTCACCGAGGAAAGCCTGTTCGCCGCGCGCGGCGCCGACCCCTACGTTCAGTCGCATCCGATGCCGGCTCAGCGCGTCGCCGCGCTGGAAGAGTTGGCACGGTCGAGCCCTTATTGGGACAAGAAGGACGACCCTGCCCTGCAGCTCCGTCACGACATGGTGCGCGCCAAGATCTCGGCGTTCATGGAGCGGCAGGAGACCGTGTACCGGCGCTATCCGATGTCCAACAACAGCCTGCCGGCGCGCTATGCGCACGCGATCGCGACCTATCGGCACGGCGATCTGCGCAGCGCACTTGCCCAGATCGACGCCTTGCTTCAGCAGCAGCCCAACAATCCCTATTTTTATGAGGTGCGCGGGCAAGCGCTGCTGGAGGGCGGCAAGCCGCAGGAGGCGATCGCGCCGCTGCGCAAGGCCGTGCAGCTCTCCAACAATTCGCCGCTGATCGAGATGATGCTGGGGCAGGCCCTGGTGGCGACCGGCAACAACGCCTACACCGACGAGGCCATCTCGATCCTGCGCGCGGCGACGGCGCGCGAGCCCGAGGCGCTGATCGGCTACACCCAGCTCGCCATGGCCTATGGAAGAAAGGGCGACTACGCACAGGCCGACCTCGCCTCGGCCCAGGCCGCCTACCTTCGCGGCGACAGCAAGACCGCACGCGACCTTGCGTCACGCGCAAAAACGCGCTTCGCAATCGGCACGCCAGGCTGGGTCAAGGCTGACGACATTGTGAGCGCCAAGCCGCTGCCGGGCCAGAAGAGCAACTAG
- a CDS encoding pyridoxal phosphate-dependent aminotransferase — MLESTLRDRATALLTPSARSDVPPFMVMDVMAAAARIEAAGGHVIHMEVGQPAAPAPKVAIAAAHAALDEARIDYTSALGMPSLRTRIARHYRDTYGCTAEPDRIVVTTGSSGGFILAFLSMFEPGDRVAVTVPGYPPYRHILTALGCEPVLIETSSATRHALTGEALLAAHRKTPLKGVLVGSPANPTGTMMSREALTGLISAAEGAGIRFISDEIYHGLDYAFPAVTAAELSPHALVINSFSKYFCMTGWRVGWMVVPEPLVRPIERLQQNLSISVPTLSQIAAEAAFEGREEMEAIKRGYEENRRILIEGLPKAGLTKFLPADGAFYLYADVSDFTSDSFEFAGRMLEKAHVAATPGVDFDPNHGRSFIRFSYARSADEMREAVARIARWLR; from the coding sequence ATGCTGGAATCGACACTTAGAGACCGCGCAACAGCGCTATTGACTCCCTCGGCACGGAGCGACGTTCCGCCCTTCATGGTGATGGACGTGATGGCGGCCGCCGCCCGCATCGAAGCGGCCGGCGGCCATGTCATTCACATGGAAGTCGGACAGCCGGCGGCGCCCGCGCCCAAGGTCGCGATCGCAGCCGCCCATGCCGCACTCGACGAGGCGCGGATCGACTACACTTCCGCGCTCGGCATGCCCTCACTGCGGACGCGAATCGCCCGGCACTACCGCGATACTTATGGCTGTACGGCCGAGCCTGACCGTATCGTGGTCACGACCGGCTCGTCGGGCGGCTTCATCCTGGCGTTTCTGTCGATGTTCGAGCCCGGTGACCGCGTGGCGGTCACTGTGCCGGGGTATCCGCCATATCGGCACATCCTGACCGCGCTCGGCTGCGAGCCGGTGCTGATCGAGACATCGAGCGCGACGCGCCATGCGCTGACTGGCGAAGCGTTGCTGGCGGCGCATCGCAAGACGCCGCTGAAGGGCGTGTTGGTCGGCAGCCCCGCCAATCCGACGGGAACCATGATGTCGCGCGAAGCGCTCACCGGCCTGATCAGTGCGGCGGAAGGGGCAGGGATCCGCTTCATTTCCGACGAGATCTATCACGGGCTCGACTATGCGTTCCCGGCCGTGACGGCAGCCGAGCTGTCGCCGCATGCGCTCGTGATCAATTCGTTCTCGAAATATTTCTGCATGACCGGCTGGCGGGTCGGCTGGATGGTGGTGCCGGAGCCGTTGGTGCGCCCGATCGAGCGGCTGCAGCAGAACTTGTCGATCTCGGTGCCGACGCTGTCGCAGATCGCGGCCGAAGCGGCCTTCGAAGGCCGCGAAGAGATGGAGGCGATCAAGCGGGGCTACGAGGAGAACCGCCGCATCCTGATCGAGGGATTGCCGAAGGCCGGGCTCACCAAGTTCCTGCCGGCGGACGGTGCGTTCTATCTCTACGCTGATGTCTCGGATTTCACCTCCGACAGTTTCGAGTTTGCCGGTCGCATGTTGGAGAAGGCGCATGTGGCGGCGACGCCAGGCGTCGATTTCGATCCGAACCACGGCCGCAGCTTCATCCGCTTTTCCTATGCGCGCTCGGCCGACGAGATGCGCGAGGCGGTAGCACGCATCGCGCGCTGGCTTCGTTAG
- a CDS encoding biotin transporter BioY, whose protein sequence is MSARTMPETVVPSHFPLAALLWPHRADGSSGLLRGVILIALGTALLTLSAKVNLPLPYVPMTLQTLVVLMIGAAYGWRLGSATLMAYLAEGAIGLPVFAGPVGGLAPLVGPTAGYLFGFVAAAFVTGWLAERGWDRSVFWLFAAMALGHILILAAGFGWLAFGMKLGVEKAWLVGIAPFIAASLIKNALGAALVPAIRRIFDRRD, encoded by the coding sequence ATGTCCGCCAGAACCATGCCTGAAACCGTCGTCCCGTCGCATTTCCCGCTCGCCGCGCTGCTGTGGCCGCATCGTGCGGACGGCTCATCGGGCCTGCTGCGCGGCGTGATCCTGATTGCACTGGGAACGGCGCTGCTGACCTTGTCGGCCAAGGTCAATCTGCCGTTGCCCTATGTGCCGATGACGCTGCAAACGCTGGTCGTGCTGATGATCGGCGCGGCCTATGGCTGGCGGCTCGGGAGCGCTACGCTCATGGCCTATCTCGCCGAAGGGGCGATCGGACTGCCGGTATTTGCAGGCCCAGTCGGCGGCCTCGCGCCGCTCGTCGGTCCGACGGCCGGATATCTCTTCGGTTTCGTGGCGGCGGCCTTTGTCACGGGATGGCTCGCCGAGCGCGGCTGGGATCGATCGGTGTTCTGGCTGTTTGCAGCGATGGCGCTCGGACACATTCTCATTCTCGCCGCCGGATTTGGCTGGCTGGCATTCGGCATGAAGCTCGGCGTGGAAAAGGCGTGGCTGGTCGGCATTGCGCCGTTCATCGCGGCGTCGCTGATCAAGAACGCGCTCGGCGCTGCGCTGGTGCCGGCGATCCGCCGGATTTTCGACCGTCGCGATTAA
- a CDS encoding ferritin-like domain-containing protein produces MEAEFYLRATTGKGISEADAGMDAGRVVGGHEAQFKEKAIREFIEETAENELAHVRFYRKTLGRRAISRPAIDFDAGFKAAAQAAGLPADFDPFADDMSVLLGGMLFEDVGVTAYAGAAPLLKKKEFVQAAAGILAVEAYHMGMARSQLYMMGEKAWDAANAISDARDKIDGTPEKEDEGIRVDGKANFVPSNPDAIAFTRTPQQVLHIVYLTDKAGISKGGFYPNGMNGELRST; encoded by the coding sequence ATGGAAGCCGAGTTCTATCTGCGCGCCACGACCGGCAAAGGTATCAGTGAGGCCGATGCCGGCATGGACGCAGGTCGGGTCGTGGGTGGACACGAGGCCCAATTCAAGGAGAAGGCGATCCGCGAGTTCATCGAGGAAACCGCGGAAAACGAACTCGCCCACGTTCGCTTCTACCGCAAGACGCTTGGCAGACGCGCCATTTCGCGACCCGCGATCGATTTCGACGCGGGCTTCAAGGCAGCCGCCCAGGCTGCCGGATTGCCTGCCGATTTCGATCCGTTTGCCGATGACATGTCGGTCTTGCTCGGCGGCATGCTGTTCGAGGATGTTGGCGTAACCGCATATGCCGGTGCGGCCCCGCTGCTCAAGAAAAAGGAGTTCGTGCAGGCGGCCGCCGGGATTCTTGCTGTTGAGGCTTATCACATGGGAATGGCCCGTTCCCAGCTCTACATGATGGGCGAAAAGGCATGGGACGCCGCCAACGCCATCTCGGATGCGCGGGATAAAATTGACGGAACCCCCGAAAAGGAAGACGAGGGAATCAGGGTCGACGGCAAAGCCAATTTCGTGCCTTCAAACCCCGACGCGATTGCCTTCACCCGTACGCCGCAACAAGTCCTGCATATCGTCTACCTGACCGACAAGGCCGGGATCAGCAAGGGTGGCTTCTATCCGAACGGAATGAACGGAGAACTCAGGAGCACCTGA